The following are from one region of the Salvia splendens isolate huo1 chromosome 2, SspV2, whole genome shotgun sequence genome:
- the LOC121785287 gene encoding importin subunit beta-1-like isoform X2, with product MSFDITQYLLAAQSPDAKVRKDAEAILCKFREENLPQYLLSLSVELSNDGKPIESRRLAGIVLKNDLGAKDSSTKEQPVQLWVQIDISFRAQIKNSLLSTLGSTFREASHTAAQVVAEVASIEIPRKEWPELVGSLLANMTRQDGSPSLRQATLETLGYVCEVISDENLVQNEVNAILTAVVQGMNTTEPNPEVRLAATKALYNALEFARTNFNNEMERNYIMKVICDAALAKEAEIRQAAFECLVSIASTYYEVLEPYMQRIFELTSNAVKGDEEAIALQDYEVPEIGDSSVEHSRFIEKALQTLVPLLLETLLKQDEDQDQEDGTWNLAMAGGTCLGLVAKTVGDAVVTLVMPFVEANISKPDWRSREAATYAFGSILEGPSIEKLSPMVNAGLDFLLNSMNDENSHVKDTTAWTLGRIFELLHSPATGFSVITPANLQKILAVLLASLKDAPHVSEKVCGAIYFLAQGYEDAGPSSSMLTPFLPDILSSLIATAERTDGSDSKLRSSAYETLNEVVRCSNLSETSEIIVKLLPAIMTKLEQTLRLQIVSSDDREQQGDLQASLCGVLQVIIQTLSSAEETKPIIMQAADQIMVLFLSVFACRSTTVHEEAMLAIGALAYATGPRFEVYMKEFYKYLEMGLQNFEEHQVCAISVGVVGDICRALDDKILPYCDGIMTHLLKDLSSAELNRSVKPPIFSCFGDIALAIGEHFEKYINFALPMMQSASEICAQMDYDDEEMIDYGNQLRRSIFEAYSGILQGFKNAKAELMLPHAPHLLQFIELVAQDEQRDTNVTKAAVAVQGDLADALGSNIKMLFKDTKYCSNLLSECLETDDEQLKSTAIWAQEMIRRAFSDSS from the exons ATGTCATTTGATATTACCCAGTATCTCTTGGCTGCACAATCACCAGATGCCAAAGTGCGGAAGGATGCAGAGGCTATACTCTGTAAGTTTCGGGAGGAAAACTTGCCACAATATCTTTTGTCATTGTCCGTTGAGCTCTCTAATGATGGAAAGCCTATCGAGTCTCGTAGACTTGCTGGTATTGTCCTTAAGAACGACTTGGGTGCTAAAGATTCTTCAACAAAGGAACAGCCTGTGCAACTATGGGTTCAGATTGATATTTCTTTTAGAGCCCAAATAAAGAACTCTCTCTTGAGCACCCTCGGGTCCACTTTTCGTGAGGCCAGTCATACTGCTGCGCAGGTTGTTGCTGAGGTGGCTTCAATTGAAATACCCCGAAAGGAGTGGCCCGAACTTGTTGGTTCACTACTTGCCAACATGACTAGACAAGATGGATCCCCATCCTTGAGACAAGCTACTCTTGAAACACTTGGTTATGTATGTGAGGTTATTTCTGATGAAAATCTTGTGCAAAATGAAGTGAATGCTATTCTGACAGCTGTTGTTCAAGGAATGAATACAACTGAGCCGAACCCTGAAGTTCGACTGGCTGCCACTAAAGCTTTGTATAATGCCCTTGAATTTGCTCGCACAAATTTTAACAATGAAATGGAGAGGAACTATATAATGAAGGTTATCTGTGATGCTGCCTTGGCTAAAGAGGCAGAGATCAGACAGGCTGCTTTTGAGTGTCTTGTTTCCATTGCGTCTACATACTATGAGGTGCTTGAACCTTACATGCAAAGGATCTTTGAGCTTACATCTAATGCAGTCAAAGGAGATGAGGAGGCCATTGCC CTTCAAGACTATGAGGTCCCTGAAATTGGGGATTCAAGTGTGGAGCACTCACGCTTTATTGAAAAGGCTCTTCAGACTTTAGTTCCTCTTCTGCTTGAGACCCTTCTTAAGCAGGATGAGGACCAAGATCAGGAAGATGGAACTTGGAATCTAGCTATGGCTGGTGGCACATGTCTTGGTCTTGTTGCTAAGACTGTTGGGGATGCTGTTGTTACTCTGGTGATGCCTTTCGTAGAGGCCAACATATCCAAGCCTGATTGGCGGTCCCGTGAGGCAGCTACGTATGCGTTTGGTTCAATCCTTGAAGGGCCAAGCATTGAGAAGCTATCTCCAATGGTTAATGCTGGTTTAGATTTTCTGCTCAATTCAATGAATGATGAGAATAGCCATGTAAAAGATACCACGGCATGGACCCTTGGTCGTATCTTTGAATTGCTACATTCACCAGCTACTGGTTTCTCTGTCATTACTCCAGCAAACCTCCAGAAGATTTTGGCAGTCTTATTGGCTAGTTTAAAAGATGCTCCTCATGTCTCAGAAAAGGTTTGTGGAGCTATCTATTTCCTTGCTCAGGGATACGAGGATGCAGGGCCAAGCTCTTCAATGCTCACACCTTTCCTTCCAGATATCTTGAGCAGTTTAATTGCCACTGCTGAGCGAACAGACGGCAGTGACTCTAAACTCAGATCTTCTGCTTATGAAACCTTGAATGAGGTTGTTCGGTGTTCAAACCTTTCAGAAACATCTGAGATAATCGTCAAACTTCTCCCTGCTATCATGACGAAGTTGGAACAAACTTTACGTCTTCAGATTGTGTCATCTGATGACAGAGAACAGCAAGGAGATTTACAAGCCTCTCTTTGTGGCGTTCTTCAGGTTATTATTCAAACACTAAGCAGTGCTGAGGAAACTAAGCCTATAATTATGCAGGCAGCTGACCAGATCATGGTACTTTTCCTAAGTGTTTTTGCTTGTCGTAGTACTACTGTGCATGAAGAAGCAATGTTGGCTATTGGTGCTCTTGCCTATGCCACTGGACCACGTTTTGAAGTGTATATGAAAGAATTCTACAAGTACCTAGAGATGGGTTTACAAAATTTTGAGGAGCATCAGGTTTGTGCTATTTCAGTTGGGGTGGTTGGTGACATTTGTCGTGCTTTGGATGACAAGATCTTACCATATTGTGATGGGATCATGACACACCTCCTCAAGGATTTGTCTAGCGCTGAACTCAACCGATCGGTTAAACCTCCCATATTCTCCTGCTTTGGTGACATTGCTCTTGCAATTGGTGAACACTTTGAGAAGTATATCAATTTTGCTTTGCCTATGATGCAAAGTGCATCAGAAATATGTGCACAGATGGACTATGACGATGAGGAGATGATAGACTATGGCAACCAGCTTAGGCGCAGTATTTTTGAGGCTTATTCTGGAATTCTTCAAGGTTTCAAAAATGCCAAAGCTGAACTCATGCTCCCTCATGCCCCTCATCTCCTGCAGTTCATTGAATTGGTTGCACAAGATGAACAGAG GGATACAAATGTGACTAAGGCAGCAGTGGCAGTTCAGGGTGATCTAGCAGATGCACTTGGTTCGAACATAAAAATGCTGTTCAAAGATACCAAGTATTGCTCAAATCTGTTATCCGAGTGCCTCGAGACAGATGACGAACAACTGAAATCAACAGCTATATGGGCCCAGGAGATGATAAGGCGAGCATTTTCGGATAGTAGCTAA
- the LOC121785287 gene encoding importin subunit beta-1-like isoform X1, with product MSFDITQYLLAAQSPDAKVRKDAEAILCKFREENLPQYLLSLSVELSNDGKPIESRRLAGIVLKNDLGAKDSSTKEQPVQLWVQIDISFRAQIKNSLLSTLGSTFREASHTAAQVVAEVASIEIPRKEWPELVGSLLANMTRQDGSPSLRQATLETLGYVCEVISDENLVQNEVNAILTAVVQGMNTTEPNPEVRLAATKALYNALEFARTNFNNEMERNYIMKVICDAALAKEAEIRQAAFECLVSIASTYYEVLEPYMQRIFELTSNAVKGDEEAIALQAVEFWSSICDEEMELQDYEVPEIGDSSVEHSRFIEKALQTLVPLLLETLLKQDEDQDQEDGTWNLAMAGGTCLGLVAKTVGDAVVTLVMPFVEANISKPDWRSREAATYAFGSILEGPSIEKLSPMVNAGLDFLLNSMNDENSHVKDTTAWTLGRIFELLHSPATGFSVITPANLQKILAVLLASLKDAPHVSEKVCGAIYFLAQGYEDAGPSSSMLTPFLPDILSSLIATAERTDGSDSKLRSSAYETLNEVVRCSNLSETSEIIVKLLPAIMTKLEQTLRLQIVSSDDREQQGDLQASLCGVLQVIIQTLSSAEETKPIIMQAADQIMVLFLSVFACRSTTVHEEAMLAIGALAYATGPRFEVYMKEFYKYLEMGLQNFEEHQVCAISVGVVGDICRALDDKILPYCDGIMTHLLKDLSSAELNRSVKPPIFSCFGDIALAIGEHFEKYINFALPMMQSASEICAQMDYDDEEMIDYGNQLRRSIFEAYSGILQGFKNAKAELMLPHAPHLLQFIELVAQDEQRDTNVTKAAVAVQGDLADALGSNIKMLFKDTKYCSNLLSECLETDDEQLKSTAIWAQEMIRRAFSDSS from the exons ATGTCATTTGATATTACCCAGTATCTCTTGGCTGCACAATCACCAGATGCCAAAGTGCGGAAGGATGCAGAGGCTATACTCTGTAAGTTTCGGGAGGAAAACTTGCCACAATATCTTTTGTCATTGTCCGTTGAGCTCTCTAATGATGGAAAGCCTATCGAGTCTCGTAGACTTGCTGGTATTGTCCTTAAGAACGACTTGGGTGCTAAAGATTCTTCAACAAAGGAACAGCCTGTGCAACTATGGGTTCAGATTGATATTTCTTTTAGAGCCCAAATAAAGAACTCTCTCTTGAGCACCCTCGGGTCCACTTTTCGTGAGGCCAGTCATACTGCTGCGCAGGTTGTTGCTGAGGTGGCTTCAATTGAAATACCCCGAAAGGAGTGGCCCGAACTTGTTGGTTCACTACTTGCCAACATGACTAGACAAGATGGATCCCCATCCTTGAGACAAGCTACTCTTGAAACACTTGGTTATGTATGTGAGGTTATTTCTGATGAAAATCTTGTGCAAAATGAAGTGAATGCTATTCTGACAGCTGTTGTTCAAGGAATGAATACAACTGAGCCGAACCCTGAAGTTCGACTGGCTGCCACTAAAGCTTTGTATAATGCCCTTGAATTTGCTCGCACAAATTTTAACAATGAAATGGAGAGGAACTATATAATGAAGGTTATCTGTGATGCTGCCTTGGCTAAAGAGGCAGAGATCAGACAGGCTGCTTTTGAGTGTCTTGTTTCCATTGCGTCTACATACTATGAGGTGCTTGAACCTTACATGCAAAGGATCTTTGAGCTTACATCTAATGCAGTCAAAGGAGATGAGGAGGCCATTGCCCTTCAAGCAGTAGAGTTTTGGAGCTCTATTTGTGATGAAGAAATGGAGCTTCAAGACTATGAGGTCCCTGAAATTGGGGATTCAAGTGTGGAGCACTCACGCTTTATTGAAAAGGCTCTTCAGACTTTAGTTCCTCTTCTGCTTGAGACCCTTCTTAAGCAGGATGAGGACCAAGATCAGGAAGATGGAACTTGGAATCTAGCTATGGCTGGTGGCACATGTCTTGGTCTTGTTGCTAAGACTGTTGGGGATGCTGTTGTTACTCTGGTGATGCCTTTCGTAGAGGCCAACATATCCAAGCCTGATTGGCGGTCCCGTGAGGCAGCTACGTATGCGTTTGGTTCAATCCTTGAAGGGCCAAGCATTGAGAAGCTATCTCCAATGGTTAATGCTGGTTTAGATTTTCTGCTCAATTCAATGAATGATGAGAATAGCCATGTAAAAGATACCACGGCATGGACCCTTGGTCGTATCTTTGAATTGCTACATTCACCAGCTACTGGTTTCTCTGTCATTACTCCAGCAAACCTCCAGAAGATTTTGGCAGTCTTATTGGCTAGTTTAAAAGATGCTCCTCATGTCTCAGAAAAGGTTTGTGGAGCTATCTATTTCCTTGCTCAGGGATACGAGGATGCAGGGCCAAGCTCTTCAATGCTCACACCTTTCCTTCCAGATATCTTGAGCAGTTTAATTGCCACTGCTGAGCGAACAGACGGCAGTGACTCTAAACTCAGATCTTCTGCTTATGAAACCTTGAATGAGGTTGTTCGGTGTTCAAACCTTTCAGAAACATCTGAGATAATCGTCAAACTTCTCCCTGCTATCATGACGAAGTTGGAACAAACTTTACGTCTTCAGATTGTGTCATCTGATGACAGAGAACAGCAAGGAGATTTACAAGCCTCTCTTTGTGGCGTTCTTCAGGTTATTATTCAAACACTAAGCAGTGCTGAGGAAACTAAGCCTATAATTATGCAGGCAGCTGACCAGATCATGGTACTTTTCCTAAGTGTTTTTGCTTGTCGTAGTACTACTGTGCATGAAGAAGCAATGTTGGCTATTGGTGCTCTTGCCTATGCCACTGGACCACGTTTTGAAGTGTATATGAAAGAATTCTACAAGTACCTAGAGATGGGTTTACAAAATTTTGAGGAGCATCAGGTTTGTGCTATTTCAGTTGGGGTGGTTGGTGACATTTGTCGTGCTTTGGATGACAAGATCTTACCATATTGTGATGGGATCATGACACACCTCCTCAAGGATTTGTCTAGCGCTGAACTCAACCGATCGGTTAAACCTCCCATATTCTCCTGCTTTGGTGACATTGCTCTTGCAATTGGTGAACACTTTGAGAAGTATATCAATTTTGCTTTGCCTATGATGCAAAGTGCATCAGAAATATGTGCACAGATGGACTATGACGATGAGGAGATGATAGACTATGGCAACCAGCTTAGGCGCAGTATTTTTGAGGCTTATTCTGGAATTCTTCAAGGTTTCAAAAATGCCAAAGCTGAACTCATGCTCCCTCATGCCCCTCATCTCCTGCAGTTCATTGAATTGGTTGCACAAGATGAACAGAG GGATACAAATGTGACTAAGGCAGCAGTGGCAGTTCAGGGTGATCTAGCAGATGCACTTGGTTCGAACATAAAAATGCTGTTCAAAGATACCAAGTATTGCTCAAATCTGTTATCCGAGTGCCTCGAGACAGATGACGAACAACTGAAATCAACAGCTATATGGGCCCAGGAGATGATAAGGCGAGCATTTTCGGATAGTAGCTAA